Proteins encoded within one genomic window of Deltaproteobacteria bacterium:
- a CDS encoding DUF2461 domain-containing protein, translating to MSSAHFSPALFAYLKDLKRNNDRAWFKEHQDRYESALREPSLAFIRDFEAPLEAISPHFVASAKKVGGSLFRIQRDTRFGKDKTPYKTQVGIHFRHEQAKSAHAPGFYLHLEPGECFVGVGLWRPDPPVARQIRAAIAEDPKAWKKAISGKAFTASFALSGESLKRTPKPWSDDHPAAEDLRRKDFIAVKQVSVAAVTSPGFLKEVAKDFKSAAPLMRFLCQAVDVPF from the coding sequence ATGTCCAGCGCCCACTTCTCCCCCGCCCTCTTCGCCTACCTGAAGGACCTGAAGCGCAACAACGACCGCGCCTGGTTCAAGGAGCACCAGGATCGCTACGAGTCCGCGCTGCGCGAGCCCTCCCTCGCCTTCATCCGCGACTTCGAGGCTCCGCTCGAGGCGATCAGCCCCCACTTCGTCGCCAGCGCGAAGAAGGTGGGCGGGTCCCTCTTCCGCATCCAGCGCGACACTCGCTTCGGCAAGGACAAGACCCCCTACAAGACCCAGGTGGGGATCCACTTCCGCCACGAGCAGGCGAAGAGCGCCCACGCCCCGGGCTTCTACCTCCACCTCGAGCCGGGCGAGTGCTTCGTCGGCGTCGGGCTCTGGCGCCCCGACCCGCCGGTGGCCCGCCAGATCCGGGCGGCCATCGCCGAGGACCCGAAGGCCTGGAAGAAGGCGATCTCGGGCAAGGCCTTCACGGCCAGCTTCGCGCTCTCCGGTGAGAGCCTCAAGCGCACCCCCAAGCCCTGGAGCGACGATCACCCGGCCGCCGAGGATCTGCGCCGCAAGGACTTCATCGCGGTGAAGCAGGTGTCGGTCGCCGCCGTGACGAGCCCCGGCTTCCTGAAGGAGGTGGCGAAGGACTTCAAGAGCGCCGCCCCGCTGATGCGCTTCCTCTGCCAGGCCGTGGACGTGCCCTTCTAG
- a CDS encoding DUF6340 family protein, whose translation MDRLLRGGALALLSLALLSTGCMGGVKLQVLASAPVTVPPSVQKVAVVDRSTPRNAGQGFLDALEGALTGEDIMADRDGAQAAVQAVERALIDSPRFEVVGAPGLSRRDLESSPDDRPASWPLIDRICKQAGCDGVVSLEMFDSDTGGIQFPSTQASSGSSSQNVRGSREARVTVTIRFYDARQHQVVDEMVRRRIDETFTAEGETPEQVRNNLANVRSQLTKLGQEVGAAYGRRVAPSYVWVSRSYYTRGHPLLQDAKRHVRASDWAGAVRIWSQLAGETGDPKLKGKAHFNLALASERTGDLDHAVELAQQAAVELANGRARSYQTALERRRADARRLDAQMETAQPAPAAPTTPQPVQPTQPAGRGPL comes from the coding sequence ATGGATCGTCTGCTCCGCGGTGGCGCCCTCGCCCTCCTCTCCCTGGCCCTCCTCTCCACCGGCTGCATGGGGGGCGTGAAGCTCCAGGTGCTGGCCTCGGCGCCGGTCACGGTGCCACCGAGCGTCCAGAAGGTGGCGGTGGTCGATCGCAGCACACCGCGCAACGCCGGTCAGGGCTTCCTCGACGCCCTCGAGGGGGCCCTCACCGGAGAGGACATCATGGCCGACCGCGACGGCGCGCAGGCCGCGGTGCAGGCGGTGGAGCGAGCGCTGATCGACTCGCCTCGCTTCGAGGTCGTCGGCGCCCCCGGCCTCTCCCGACGGGATCTGGAGTCGAGCCCCGACGATCGCCCGGCGAGCTGGCCCCTCATCGATCGCATCTGCAAGCAGGCGGGCTGCGACGGCGTCGTCTCCCTGGAGATGTTCGACTCCGACACCGGCGGCATCCAGTTCCCCAGCACCCAGGCCAGCTCGGGCTCCAGCAGCCAGAACGTCCGCGGCTCACGCGAGGCCCGGGTGACCGTCACCATCCGCTTCTACGACGCCCGGCAGCACCAGGTCGTCGACGAGATGGTCCGGCGCCGGATCGACGAGACCTTCACCGCCGAGGGGGAGACCCCCGAGCAGGTCCGCAACAACCTGGCCAACGTCCGCAGCCAGCTCACCAAGCTGGGGCAGGAGGTGGGCGCGGCCTACGGGCGCCGGGTGGCTCCCAGCTACGTCTGGGTCAGCCGCAGCTACTACACCCGCGGCCACCCCCTGCTGCAGGACGCCAAGCGCCACGTGCGGGCCAGCGACTGGGCCGGGGCCGTCCGGATCTGGTCGCAGCTCGCCGGCGAGACCGGCGACCCCAAGCTGAAGGGCAAGGCTCACTTCAACCTGGCCCTGGCCTCCGAGCGCACCGGCGACCTCGATCACGCGGTGGAGCTGGCCCAGCAGGCGGCCGTCGAGCTGGCCAACGGCCGGGCCCGCAGCTACCAGACGGCCCTCGAGCGTCGGCGCGCGGACGCCCGCCGCCTCGACGCCCAGATGGAGACCGCCCAGCCGGCACCCGCCGCGCCGACGACCCCCCAGCCGGTGCAGCCCACCCAGCCGGCCGGCCGCGGTCCGCTCTAG
- a CDS encoding inner membrane CreD family protein: protein MKRLIAIAGIWFACSVAWMVLGGTLVHRTDEASSPWEVQGLWGPELEQHPLRVSYTTSVPVQDTETYYDDRGNAHERTVTRMETREHPVALGGSEIGVRLDLEHRQRGLAWFATYEVGFDALYRIENDTGEDRQLDLLFPLSSGAVVYDGLSVERVDEGTARPIETTVSGGDLAWEVHLAEGEVRTYAVRYRSRGLGSWHYRLGGGDQTRTENFSLVMRTNFEAVDFPLRTLSPSSQQTTATGWEGQWTFDSLLASKDIGVVLPQLPSPGPIAARITFFAPIGLLFFFFVVGVLATAGQVKLHPMHFFMIGCGFFAFHLLFAYLVDHLAIAPSFAIASGVSLGLVTSYTRLFTGWRFALAKMALPQALYLVLFSITFFWQGFTGLAITVGAILTLFVMMQITGRTDWKLEPPRIDPDPARPAEPPRDPATAL, encoded by the coding sequence ATGAAACGACTCATCGCCATTGCCGGGATCTGGTTCGCCTGCTCCGTCGCCTGGATGGTGCTCGGCGGCACCCTCGTTCACCGCACCGACGAGGCCTCGTCGCCCTGGGAGGTGCAGGGGCTCTGGGGCCCCGAGCTCGAGCAGCACCCCCTGCGGGTGAGCTACACGACCTCGGTCCCCGTCCAGGACACCGAGACCTACTACGACGATCGGGGCAACGCCCACGAGCGCACCGTGACGCGGATGGAGACGCGCGAGCACCCCGTCGCCCTCGGGGGCAGCGAGATCGGCGTGCGCCTCGACCTCGAGCACCGGCAGCGCGGGCTGGCCTGGTTCGCCACCTACGAGGTGGGCTTCGATGCCCTCTACCGGATCGAGAACGACACCGGCGAGGACCGTCAGCTCGACCTGCTCTTCCCCCTCTCCTCCGGCGCGGTGGTCTACGACGGCCTCTCCGTCGAGCGCGTGGACGAGGGCACGGCCCGCCCGATCGAGACCACCGTCAGCGGCGGTGACCTCGCGTGGGAGGTCCACCTCGCCGAGGGCGAGGTGCGCACCTACGCCGTGCGCTACCGCTCGCGCGGGCTCGGGAGCTGGCACTACCGTCTGGGGGGCGGCGATCAGACCCGCACCGAGAACTTCTCGCTGGTGATGCGCACCAACTTCGAGGCGGTGGACTTTCCCCTCCGCACCCTCTCGCCCTCCTCCCAGCAGACCACCGCCACCGGCTGGGAGGGGCAGTGGACCTTCGACTCGCTGCTGGCCTCCAAGGACATCGGGGTCGTGCTGCCGCAGCTCCCGAGCCCGGGGCCCATCGCGGCGCGGATCACCTTCTTCGCGCCCATCGGCCTGCTCTTCTTCTTCTTCGTGGTCGGCGTGCTGGCGACCGCTGGACAGGTGAAGCTCCACCCCATGCACTTCTTCATGATCGGCTGCGGCTTCTTCGCCTTCCACCTCCTCTTCGCCTACCTGGTCGACCACCTCGCCATCGCCCCCTCCTTCGCGATCGCCTCGGGGGTCTCCCTGGGCCTGGTCACCTCCTACACCCGCCTCTTCACCGGCTGGCGCTTCGCCCTCGCGAAGATGGCCCTGCCCCAGGCCCTCTACCTGGTGCTCTTCTCCATCACCTTCTTCTGGCAGGGCTTCACCGGGCTGGCGATCACGGTGGGCGCCATCCTCACCCTCTTCGTGATGATGCAGATCACCGGCCGCACGGACTGGAAGCTCGAGCCCCCCCGGATCGATCCGGATCCGGCCCGGCCGGCCGAGCCACCCCGGGATCCCGCCACGGCGCTGTGA
- a CDS encoding phosphatase PAP2 family protein, translated as MPAPLPPRALLLLALLAASPLPARAEEEAAPATATAPCAVEPGGSETEAATPDAWQRLSRHGAWKVAGFTFSFSVISFASDWDRESSDWARENQPLGRLSEVGSQAPTYVLAGSALTLGGLSLWDREARRPGHRRALESFVVSQLINAGLTDLLKVSVGRPRPDSGHRSSFPSGHTSSAAAWATLLWRRYGWRAGLPATLLTLLVGASRIQDGRHYLSDVLAGAVLGVSVTYVVDELFGP; from the coding sequence ATGCCGGCGCCCCTCCCTCCTCGAGCCCTGCTCCTCCTCGCGCTCCTGGCGGCCTCCCCGCTGCCGGCCCGCGCCGAGGAGGAGGCCGCACCCGCGACCGCGACAGCACCCTGCGCGGTGGAGCCCGGGGGGAGCGAGACCGAGGCCGCCACCCCGGACGCCTGGCAGCGCCTCTCCCGGCACGGCGCCTGGAAGGTCGCCGGCTTCACCTTCTCCTTCTCGGTGATCAGCTTCGCCTCGGACTGGGACCGGGAGTCCTCGGACTGGGCCCGGGAGAACCAGCCGCTCGGGAGGCTCTCGGAGGTGGGCAGCCAGGCTCCCACCTACGTGCTGGCGGGGAGCGCCCTGACCCTCGGGGGGCTCTCGCTCTGGGACCGGGAGGCGCGGCGCCCCGGCCACCGGCGCGCCCTCGAGTCCTTCGTGGTCTCGCAGCTGATCAACGCCGGCCTCACCGACCTCCTCAAGGTGAGCGTCGGCCGCCCCCGGCCCGACTCCGGGCACCGCTCCTCCTTCCCCTCGGGGCACACCTCCTCGGCCGCGGCCTGGGCCACCCTGCTCTGGCGCCGCTACGGCTGGCGGGCGGGGCTGCCCGCCACCCTCCTGACCCTGCTGGTGGGCGCCTCCCGGATCCAGGACGGCCGCCACTACCTCTCCGACGTGCTGGCCGGAGCGGTGCTCGGCGTCAGCGTCACCTACGTCGTGGACGAGCTCTTCGGCCCCTGA